A part of Catharus ustulatus isolate bCatUst1 chromosome 8, bCatUst1.pri.v2, whole genome shotgun sequence genomic DNA contains:
- the NKX1-2 gene encoding NK1 transcription factor-related protein 2: RSPPGAEDPGSPRSARRRRAEPGCGKPRRARTAFTYEQLVALENKFRATRYLSVCERLSLALSLSLTETQVKIWFQNRRTKWKKQHPGADGAAPAASPAAAAGGGSPSPPGPAALPFQTFPSYAAANVLVPPAAPFPLAAGPFAPFLGPAYLGPFYAPHL, from the coding sequence AGGAGCCCGCCCGGGGCAGAGGATCCGGGCTCACCTCGGAGCGCCCGGCGGCGGCGAGCAGAGCCGGGCTGCGGGAAGCCGCGGAGGGCGCGCACCGCCTTCACCTACGAGCAGCTGGTGGCCCTGGAGAACAAATTCCGAGCCACGCGGTACCTGTCGGTCTGCGAGCGCCTCAGCCTGGCGCTCTCCCTCAGCCTCACCGAGACGCAGGTGAAGATCTGGTTCCAGAACCGCCGCACCAAGTGGAAGAAGCAGCACCCGGGCGCCGACGGGGCGGCCCCCGCAGCAtcccccgcggcggcggcgggcggtggcagccccagcccgccgggccccgccgctcTGCCCTTCCAGACTTTCCCTTCCTACGCCGCTGCCAACGTGCTGGTGCCTCCGGCCGCCCCCTTCCCGCTGGCTGCCGGCCCCTTCGCGCCCTTCCTGGGCCCCGCGTACCTCGGCCCCTTCTACGCCCCGCACCTGTGA
- the OAT gene encoding ornithine aminotransferase, mitochondrial: MLSKLSRSQSLAVLCRGLHSSLSSATSVAPKKTLQGPLSSDVIFEREAKYGAHNYHPLPVALERGKGVYVWDVEGRKYFDFLSAYSAVNQGHCHPKIVDALKAQSEKLTLTSRAFYNDVLGEYEELVTKMFNYNKVLPMNTGVEAGETACKLARKWAYTVKGIPKYKAKIIFAAGNFWGRTMSAISSSTDPSSYDGFGPFMPGFELIPYNDLPALERALQDPNVAAFMVEPIQGEAGVIVPDKGYLTGVRDLCTKHNVLFIADEIQTGLARTGKMLAVDHENVRPDIILLGKALSGGLYPVSAVLCDDEIMLTIKPGEHGSTYGGNPLACRVAMAALEVIEEENLAKNAEIMGNLLRSELMKTPSNIVTAVRGKGLLNAIVIRETKDYDAWKVCLRLRDNGLLAKPTHGDIIRLAPPLVIKEDEIRESIEIIHKTILSF; this comes from the exons ATGCTTTCCAAGCTCAGCCGTTCCCAGAGCCTTGCTGTTCTCTGCAGGGGTCTTCACTCCTCACTGAGCTCTGCTACCTCAGTGGctcctaaaaaaaccctccaggGGCCTCTCTCCTCTGATGTAATCTTCGAACGTGAGGCAAAATATGGTGCCCACAACTATCACCCACTGCCTGTTGctctggagagaggaaaag GTGTTTACGTGTGGGATGTTGAAGGCAGGAAGTATTTTGACTTTCTGAGTGCTTACAGTGCAGTCAACCAAGGCCACTGTCACCCAAAGATCGTGGATGCTCTGAAAGCCCAGTCTGAAAAACTGACCCTGACATCCAGGGCGTTCTACAACGATGTCCTTGGGGAATATGAGGAGCTTGTCACCAAAATGTTCAATTACAACAAAGTTCTTCCCATGAACACAG GAGTGGAAGCTGGAGAAACTGCCTGCAAACTGGCTCGGAAATGGGCCTACACTGTGAAAGGAATTCCGAAGTACAAAGCTAAAATCATTTTTGCAG ctggcaACTTCTGGGGCAGGACAATGTCTGCCATCTCCAGTTCCACTGACCCATCCAGCTATGATGGCTTTGGGCCCTTCATGCCAGGATTTGAACTGATCCCATACAATGATCTACCAGCTCTTGAG CGGGCCCTTCAAGACCCCAACGTGGCAGCTTTCATGGTGGAGCCAATCCAAGGGGAAGCAGGTGTGATTGTTCCTGACAAAGGCTACCTCACAGGAGTGAGGGACCTCTGCACAAAACACAAC gTTCTGTTTATTGCTGATGAAATACAGACTGGTTTAGCCAGAACAGGGAAAATGCTGGCTGTTGACCATGAAAATGTGAGACCTGACATAATTCTTCTTGGAAAGGCCCTTTCTGGTGGCTTATACCCT gtgtcagcagtgctgtgtgatgaTGAAATCATGCTGACCATTAAACCTGGTGAACATGGATCCACATATGGAGGAAATCCATTAGCTTGCCGTGTGGCAATGGCAGCACTGGAG GTAATTGAAGAGGAAAATCTGgccaaaaatgcagaaataatggGTAATCTGCTAAGAAGTGAGCTCATGAAGACTCCATCCAATATTGTAACTGCTGTGAGAGGAAAAGGGCTCTTAAATGCAATCGTCATCCGGGAAACCAAAG ATTACGACGCCTGGAAGGTGTGTCTGCGCCTCCGCGACAACGGGCTGCTGGCCAAGCCCACACACGGCGACATCATCCGCCTGGCGCCGCCCCTCGTCATCAAGGAGGATGAAATCCGAGAGTCCATCGAAATCATCCACAAGACCATCCTGTCCTTCTGA
- the LOC116999375 gene encoding PHD finger protein 7-like, translating to MAKDVCMLCHQTQADTDICGNMSVKAQLCVHTYCQIFATGLFPQEDTGHFLLEDTKHVIREAAKKSCFICCKMGASITCCETSCPRTFHLPCAPDGECITQYFGTYRSFCWEHRPQQALHPLPSQDNTCSICLDTVEDRISYKTMGCPACQDTRFHRHCIQRLALHSGIAFRCPCCLNQELFMMEMLTMGIRLSKSPPPWQSDQEAGPSQQRHGRCDAATCLCPGGREHAEADGSCAARGTHRHCPSLGNGKYTWECNTCAGTDSGSTGKAELVSPTTSRQVLSALSQGSLLLRSSCSISPRQAVKRRYPEEEIPSRTTYRPPAKRRRMEDGPAHRAHTSKPSTSTKAPSQLP from the exons aaggcccagctctgtgtccacACCTACTGCCAG ATCTTCGCCACTGGGCTTTTCCCACAAGAGGACACTGGACACTTCCTCCTTGAGGACACCAAGCACGTCATCAGGGAAGCAGCCAAGAAG agctgcttcaTCTGCTGCAAGATGGGAGCTAGCATCACCTGCTGTGAGACCAGCTGCCCCCGCACCTTCCACCTGCCCTGCGCCCCAGACGGCGAATGCATCACCCAGTATTTCGGGACCTACAG GTCCTTCTGCTGGGAGCACCGcccacagcaggcactgcaCCCACTTCCCAGCCAGGACAACACCTGCAGCATCTGCCTGGACACCGTGGAAGACAGAATCTCCTACAAAACCATGGGGTGTCCCGCGTGCCAAGACACCCGCTTCCACCGGCACTGCATCCAGAGACTGGCTCTGCACTCCGGCATCGCCTTCCGATGCCCGTGCTGCCTGAACCAAGAGCTGTTCATGATGGAAATGCTCACCATGGGGATCCGACTCTCCAAGAG CCCACCACCATGGCAGAGCGACCAGGAGGCTGGACCCTCACAGCAGAGGCACGGCCGCTGCGATGCCGCCACGTGCCTGTGTCCAGGCGGCAGGGAGCACGCCGAGGCAGACGG CTCCTGCGCTGCCCGGGGCACCCACCGACACTGCCCCTCTTTGGGCAATGGCAAGTACACCTGGGAGTGCAAcacctgtgctggcactgacTCTG GTTCCACTGGCAAAGCAGAGCTTGTGAGCCCCACAACTTCCAGACAAGTGCTGTCAGCACTGTCCCAGGGCTCGTTGCTCCTGAGGAGTAGCTGCTCCATCAGCCCTCGGCAGGCCGTCAAGCGGCGCTACCCTGAGGAAGAAATCCCATCCCGCACAACGTACAGGCCTCCCGCAAAACGCCGCAGGATGGAGGACGGGCCAGCCCACAGGGCTCACACCAGCAAGCCCAGCACCTCCACCAAGGCACCATCACAGCTGCCCTAG